Proteins found in one Rhodobacter capsulatus SB 1003 genomic segment:
- the carB gene encoding carbamoyl-phosphate synthase large subunit, with product MPKRTDIQSILIIGAGPIIIGQACEFDYSGAQACKALREEGYRVILVNSNPATIMTDPEMADATYIEPITPEVVAKIIEKERPDALLPTMGGQTGLNTSLALADMGVLEKFGVELIGANREAIEMAEDRKLFREAMDRIGLENPKATIISAPKLENGKYDISAGVRQALIDLEHIGLPAIIRPAFTLGGTGGGVAYNRDDYEAIVRSGLDASPVAQVLIDESLLGWKEYEMEVVRDKADNAIIVCSIENVDPMGVHTGDSITVAPALTLTDKEYQIMRNGSIAVLREIGVETGGSNVQWAINPKDGRMVVIEMNPRVSRSSALASKATGFPIAKIAAKLAVGYTLDELDNDITKVTPASFEPTIDYVVTKIPRFAFEKFPGSKPELTTAMKSVGEAMAIGRTFHESVQKALASMETGLTGFDEIAIEGAPDKAAVIKAISRQTPDRMRLIAQAMRHGLSDEEIVTATAFDPWFLARIREIVEAEAAIRKNGLPLDEKGLRKLKMMGFTDARLAKLTGRDEGQVRRARRNLGVTAVFKRIDTCAAEFEAQTPYMYSTYEVPAMGDVECEARPSDRKKVVILGGGPNRIGQGIEFDYCCCHACFALTKAGYETIMINCNPETVSTDYDTSDRLYFEPLTLEHVLEILRVEQDNGTLHGVIVQFGGQTPLKLANALEAEGIPILGTTPDAIDLAEDRERFQQLLNDLELKQPVNGIASTEAQAFEIAGRVGYPLVIRPSYVLGGRAMEIVRDTEHLKRYITTAVTVSGDSPVLLDSYLSGAIEVDVDALSDGKTVHVAGIMQHIEEAGVHSGDSACSLPPYSLSRETVAELKAQTEKMALALGVVGLMNVQFAIKDGVIYVLEVNPRASRTVPFVAKATDSAIASIAARLMAGEPMANFPLRAAYPEGVGPETPLPFADPLTLADPNTPWFSVKEAVLPFARFPGVDTLLGPEMRSTGEVMGWDRNFPRAFLKAQMGAGTHLPESGRVFLSIKDADKSDDLANAARDLIAMGFTLVATRGTGAWLKEKGVEAEAVNKVYEGRPNIVDRLKNGDIALVFNTTDGNQSVSDSREIRAVALYDKIPYFTTAAASIAAVAAMKSRAEGEISVRPLQA from the coding sequence ATGCCGAAGAGAACCGACATCCAGTCCATCCTCATCATCGGCGCCGGTCCCATCATCATCGGGCAGGCCTGCGAATTCGACTATTCCGGCGCGCAAGCCTGCAAGGCCCTGCGGGAAGAAGGCTACCGGGTCATTCTGGTGAACTCGAACCCGGCGACGATCATGACCGACCCGGAAATGGCCGATGCGACCTATATCGAGCCGATCACCCCCGAGGTCGTGGCGAAGATCATCGAAAAGGAACGCCCCGACGCGCTTTTGCCGACGATGGGCGGGCAGACCGGCCTGAACACCTCGCTTGCCTTGGCCGACATGGGCGTGCTGGAGAAATTCGGGGTCGAGCTGATCGGCGCCAACCGCGAGGCCATCGAGATGGCCGAAGACCGCAAGCTTTTCCGCGAGGCGATGGACCGGATCGGGCTGGAAAACCCGAAAGCCACGATCATCTCGGCGCCGAAGCTGGAAAACGGCAAATACGACATCTCGGCCGGCGTGCGTCAGGCGCTGATCGATCTGGAACATATCGGCCTGCCCGCGATCATCCGCCCGGCCTTTACCCTTGGCGGCACCGGCGGCGGCGTCGCCTATAACCGCGACGATTACGAGGCCATCGTGCGCTCGGGCCTTGATGCTTCGCCCGTGGCGCAGGTGCTGATCGATGAATCGCTGCTGGGCTGGAAAGAATACGAGATGGAGGTTGTCCGCGACAAAGCCGACAATGCCATCATCGTCTGCTCGATCGAAAACGTCGATCCGATGGGCGTGCACACCGGCGATTCCATCACCGTCGCCCCGGCGCTGACGCTGACCGACAAGGAATATCAGATCATGCGCAACGGCTCGATTGCCGTTCTGCGCGAAATCGGTGTCGAAACCGGCGGCTCGAACGTGCAATGGGCGATCAACCCGAAAGACGGGCGCATGGTGGTGATCGAGATGAACCCGCGGGTGTCGCGGTCCTCGGCGCTGGCCTCGAAAGCCACGGGTTTCCCGATTGCGAAGATCGCGGCGAAACTGGCCGTCGGCTACACGCTCGATGAACTTGACAACGACATCACCAAGGTCACGCCCGCGTCCTTCGAACCCACCATCGACTATGTCGTGACCAAGATCCCGCGCTTTGCGTTCGAGAAATTCCCCGGTTCCAAGCCCGAGCTGACCACCGCGATGAAATCGGTGGGCGAGGCGATGGCGATTGGCCGGACCTTCCACGAATCGGTGCAAAAGGCGCTGGCCTCGATGGAAACCGGCCTGACCGGCTTTGACGAAATCGCCATCGAGGGCGCGCCCGACAAGGCCGCCGTGATCAAGGCGATCTCGCGTCAGACCCCGGACCGGATGCGGCTGATTGCGCAGGCGATGCGCCACGGGCTGAGCGACGAGGAAATCGTCACCGCCACCGCCTTTGATCCGTGGTTCCTCGCCCGCATCCGCGAAATCGTCGAGGCCGAGGCCGCGATCCGCAAGAACGGCCTGCCGCTTGATGAAAAGGGCCTGCGCAAGCTGAAGATGATGGGCTTCACCGATGCGCGTCTGGCGAAACTGACCGGCCGCGACGAGGGTCAGGTCCGCCGCGCGCGGCGCAATCTGGGCGTCACCGCCGTCTTCAAGCGCATCGACACCTGCGCCGCCGAATTCGAGGCGCAGACCCCCTACATGTATTCGACCTATGAAGTCCCGGCGATGGGCGATGTCGAATGCGAGGCCCGGCCCTCGGACCGCAAGAAGGTCGTCATCCTGGGCGGTGGCCCGAACCGGATCGGTCAGGGGATCGAATTCGATTACTGCTGCTGCCATGCCTGCTTCGCGCTGACGAAGGCGGGTTATGAAACCATCATGATCAACTGCAACCCGGAAACGGTGTCGACCGACTATGACACCTCGGACCGGCTCTATTTCGAGCCGCTGACGCTGGAACATGTGCTGGAAATCCTGCGCGTCGAACAGGATAACGGCACGCTGCACGGCGTGATCGTGCAATTCGGCGGCCAGACGCCGCTGAAGCTCGCGAATGCGCTGGAAGCCGAGGGGATTCCGATCCTGGGCACCACGCCGGACGCCATCGACCTCGCCGAAGACCGCGAGCGCTTCCAGCAGCTGCTCAACGATCTGGAGCTGAAGCAGCCGGTCAACGGCATCGCCTCGACCGAGGCGCAAGCCTTTGAAATTGCGGGCCGTGTCGGCTATCCGCTGGTCATTCGCCCGTCCTATGTTCTGGGCGGCCGCGCCATGGAAATCGTCCGCGACACCGAGCATCTGAAACGCTACATCACCACCGCCGTCACCGTCTCGGGCGACAGCCCGGTTCTGCTCGACAGCTATCTTTCGGGCGCGATCGAGGTGGATGTGGATGCGCTCTCGGATGGCAAGACCGTCCATGTCGCGGGGATCATGCAGCATATCGAGGAAGCGGGCGTCCATTCGGGCGATTCCGCCTGCTCGCTGCCGCCCTATTCGCTCTCGCGCGAGACCGTGGCGGAGCTGAAAGCCCAGACCGAGAAAATGGCGCTGGCGCTTGGCGTCGTCGGGCTGATGAACGTGCAATTCGCGATCAAGGACGGGGTGATCTATGTGCTGGAGGTGAACCCGCGCGCCAGCCGCACCGTGCCCTTCGTCGCCAAGGCGACCGACAGCGCCATTGCCTCGATCGCGGCGCGGCTGATGGCGGGCGAGCCGATGGCGAATTTCCCGCTGCGCGCCGCCTATCCCGAAGGTGTCGGCCCGGAGACCCCCCTGCCCTTCGCCGATCCGCTGACCTTGGCCGATCCGAACACGCCCTGGTTCTCGGTCAAGGAAGCGGTGCTGCCCTTTGCCCGCTTCCCGGGTGTCGATACGCTGCTTGGGCCGGAAATGCGCTCGACCGGCGAGGTGATGGGCTGGGACCGCAACTTCCCGCGCGCCTTCCTCAAGGCGCAGATGGGCGCGGGCACGCATCTGCCGGAAAGCGGCCGGGTGTTCCTGTCGATCAAGGATGCCGACAAGTCGGACGATCTGGCCAATGCCGCCCGCGATCTGATCGCGATGGGCTTCACGCTCGTTGCCACCCGTGGCACCGGCGCCTGGCTGAAGGAAAAGGGCGTCGAGGCCGAGGCGGTGAACAAGGTCTACGAGGGCCGTCCGAACATCGTCGACCGGCTCAAGAACGGCGATATCGCGCTGGTCTTCAACACCACCGATGGCAACCAGTCGGTGTCGGACAGCCGCGAGATCCGCGCCGTCGCGCTTTACGACAAGATCCCCTATTTCACCACCGCCGCCGCCTCCATCGCCGCCGTCGCCGCGATGAAGAGCCGCGCCGAGGGCGAAATCTCGGTCCGGCCGCTGCAGGCGTAA
- a CDS encoding DUF1501 domain-containing protein: MLTRRFLLKGALLAGCSAAAHPLMNAVTFAAVPGDRRLVVIILRGGMDGLDIVQPHGDPMLAQLRPGFAIGPAAGAADLDGFFGLHPLLVPKLMPMWAAGELGFAQAVSTPYRDKRSHFDGQDMLEAGTGMDVPVSRIRDGWLNRLLQTLPGATAETAYSVGEEELRILSGAAPTMSWTPEAWLGLSSQGRRLLESIYHDDPLFRDAAEDALRMTAPEAQMAGDDSAPAPRRRPAKPEAVKVPGRDPLAAFAAERLRGAARIAAFSLTGWDTHRGQVNALRRPAEQLAAALTTLKSELGPVWGETLVLAMTEFGRTARQNGSGGTDHGTGGALVMAGGALKGGKVYGRWPGLAEADLYAGRDLMPTADSRAYAAWALAGLFGTPRAALEGAIFPGLEMGTDPRFLA; the protein is encoded by the coding sequence ATGCTGACACGGCGTTTCTTGTTGAAAGGCGCGCTCCTGGCCGGGTGTTCGGCGGCGGCGCATCCGTTGATGAACGCGGTCACCTTTGCCGCCGTGCCCGGGGATCGGCGGCTGGTGGTGATCATCCTGCGCGGCGGCATGGACGGGTTGGATATCGTGCAGCCCCATGGCGATCCGATGCTGGCGCAGCTGCGCCCCGGTTTCGCCATCGGTCCTGCGGCGGGGGCGGCGGATCTGGACGGGTTCTTCGGGCTGCATCCGCTGCTGGTGCCGAAGCTGATGCCGATGTGGGCGGCGGGCGAGCTGGGCTTCGCCCAGGCCGTTTCCACCCCCTATCGCGACAAGCGCAGCCATTTCGACGGCCAGGACATGCTGGAAGCCGGGACCGGCATGGATGTGCCGGTGTCGCGGATCCGCGACGGCTGGCTGAACCGGCTGTTGCAGACCCTGCCCGGGGCCACGGCCGAGACCGCCTATTCGGTCGGCGAGGAGGAATTGCGCATCCTGTCCGGGGCGGCGCCGACGATGTCCTGGACGCCCGAGGCCTGGCTGGGCCTGTCGTCGCAGGGGCGGCGGCTGCTCGAATCGATCTATCACGACGACCCGCTGTTTCGCGATGCCGCGGAAGATGCGCTGCGGATGACCGCGCCCGAGGCGCAGATGGCCGGGGACGATTCCGCCCCCGCGCCGCGGCGGCGCCCGGCAAAACCCGAGGCGGTGAAAGTGCCCGGCCGTGATCCTCTGGCGGCCTTTGCGGCGGAACGGCTGCGCGGGGCGGCACGGATCGCCGCCTTTTCGCTGACCGGCTGGGACACCCACCGCGGTCAGGTCAATGCGTTGCGCCGCCCGGCCGAGCAGCTGGCGGCGGCGCTGACGACGCTGAAGAGCGAGCTTGGCCCGGTCTGGGGGGAAACGCTGGTGCTGGCGATGACCGAATTCGGCCGCACGGCGCGGCAGAACGGCAGCGGGGGGACCGATCACGGCACCGGCGGCGCGCTGGTGATGGCGGGCGGTGCGCTGAAGGGCGGCAAGGTCTATGGCCGCTGGCCGGGTCTGGCCGAGGCCGATCTTTACGCCGGGCGCGATCTGATGCCGACGGCCGACAGCCGCGCTTATGCCGCCTGGGCCCTGGCGGGGCTGTTCGGCACGCCGCGCGCGGCGCTGGAAGGCGCGATCTTTCCGGGGCTCGAGATGGGGACCGATCCGCGCTTTCTGGCGTGA
- a CDS encoding NAD(P)/FAD-dependent oxidoreductase has translation MQTDFLILGGGIAGLSAAAHLAPLGTVTLLEAEADLAYHASARSAALYEPRYGNPVVVALSLASQGFYEGSGLLTPRGLMVVDDAGHEARFRDHLAHFQLEALTIPEAQALWPILNPETVAFAGYADRAKDIDTDALLARYTREARAAGATIRTRSRAARITRTPAGWEVEAAGAIFTAKIVINAAGAWADQVAALAGARPLGITPLRRSMARIPAPEGLDVRRWPMVIGGGEDWYMKPDAGALIVSPADEDPMEPQDAWADDMVLAEGLARYEEAVTAPVTRLLANWAGLRSFAPDRAPVIGFDTAAPGFFWLAGQGGYGFQLAPAAAELVADLIAGRPPALDRALLSALAPSRFD, from the coding sequence ATGCAGACCGATTTCCTCATTCTTGGCGGTGGCATCGCGGGGCTTTCCGCGGCCGCCCATCTCGCCCCCCTCGGCACGGTGACGCTGCTCGAGGCCGAGGCCGATCTGGCCTATCACGCCTCTGCCCGCTCGGCCGCGCTTTATGAACCGCGTTATGGCAATCCGGTCGTGGTGGCGCTCTCGCTTGCCTCGCAGGGCTTCTACGAAGGCTCCGGGCTGCTGACCCCGCGCGGGCTGATGGTGGTCGATGACGCGGGTCACGAGGCCCGGTTTCGCGACCATCTTGCACATTTTCAACTGGAGGCGCTGACGATCCCCGAGGCGCAGGCGCTCTGGCCGATCCTGAACCCCGAAACGGTCGCCTTTGCGGGCTATGCCGACCGGGCGAAGGACATCGACACCGACGCGCTTCTGGCCCGCTACACCCGCGAGGCCCGGGCGGCAGGCGCCACGATCCGCACCCGGTCCCGCGCCGCCCGGATCACCCGCACCCCCGCGGGCTGGGAGGTCGAGGCCGCGGGCGCCATCTTCACCGCGAAGATCGTGATCAATGCCGCAGGCGCCTGGGCCGATCAGGTGGCCGCGCTGGCCGGGGCAAGGCCGCTTGGCATCACGCCGCTGCGCCGCTCGATGGCGCGCATTCCGGCCCCCGAGGGACTGGATGTCCGCCGCTGGCCGATGGTGATCGGCGGCGGCGAAGACTGGTACATGAAGCCCGATGCCGGGGCGCTGATCGTTTCCCCCGCCGACGAGGACCCGATGGAGCCGCAGGACGCCTGGGCCGATGACATGGTTCTGGCCGAGGGGCTGGCGCGCTATGAGGAGGCGGTGACCGCCCCGGTGACCCGGCTTCTGGCGAATTGGGCCGGGCTGCGCAGCTTTGCGCCGGACCGTGCCCCGGTGATCGGCTTTGACACCGCCGCGCCCGGATTTTTCTGGCTGGCCGGTCAGGGCGGCTACGGCTTCCAGCTGGCCCCTGCGGCCGCCGAACTTGTGGCCGATCTGATCGCGGGCCGCCCGCCCGCGCTCGACCGCGCGCTTCTGTCCGCGCTTGCGCCGTCGCGTTTCGATTGA
- a CDS encoding GNAT family N-acetyltransferase: MKRFGEAVTGWKAPQFPDAGVIDGRACRLERLEERHADALFRANSEDDAIWDYLPYGPFPSEAGYIRWVGDMAASRDPLFYAVVEKETGLASGVMSYLRITPEMGVIELGHINLSRRLSRSTAATEAMILMMSWAFRAGYRRFEWKCDALNIPSRRAAERLGLSYEGTFRQAAIVKGRNRDTAWFAATDKDWPGLQEAYEAWLSPANFDAKGHQIERLSDLTRLVRVASDPVLAGQ, translated from the coding sequence ATGAAACGATTTGGTGAGGCGGTGACCGGCTGGAAGGCGCCGCAGTTTCCCGATGCCGGGGTGATCGACGGCCGGGCCTGCCGCCTGGAGCGGCTGGAAGAGCGGCATGCCGATGCGCTGTTTCGCGCCAACAGCGAAGATGATGCGATCTGGGATTACCTGCCCTATGGGCCCTTCCCCTCCGAGGCGGGTTATATCCGCTGGGTGGGCGACATGGCGGCCTCGCGCGATCCCCTGTTCTATGCGGTGGTGGAAAAAGAGACGGGCCTGGCTTCGGGGGTGATGTCCTATCTGCGAATCACGCCAGAGATGGGGGTGATCGAGCTGGGGCACATCAACCTGTCGCGGCGGCTGTCGCGCTCGACCGCGGCGACCGAGGCGATGATCCTGATGATGTCCTGGGCCTTCCGGGCGGGCTATCGGCGGTTCGAATGGAAATGCGATGCGCTCAACATCCCGTCGCGCCGGGCCGCCGAACGGCTGGGGCTGAGCTATGAGGGCACGTTCCGGCAGGCGGCGATCGTCAAGGGGCGCAACCGCGACACCGCCTGGTTTGCCGCCACCGACAAGGATTGGCCGGGCCTGCAGGAGGCCTATGAGGCCTGGCTGTCGCCGGCGAATTTCGACGCCAAGGGGCATCAGATCGAGCGCCTTTCGGACCTGACGCGGCTGGTGCGGGTTGCTTCTGATCCGGTGTTGGCCGGGCAGTAA
- a CDS encoding DUF1800 domain-containing protein, which produces MEFSQLAQVRFGFGPAPGKPGPADAGTMLAALAGPDDLAARWPGMTTEQALAEGRAFQEARKAAGNASPAEAKAAEAALTAKKRHMAGLLRDNLQLSLARAVEAPDGFRERLWAFWRDHFTVLAKRRQDVGLSCAHGEALRPHITGNFKTLLRVAETHPMMLIYLDQTFSIGPNSRRAQKRPGRGLNENLAREVMELHTLGVGGRYSQADVRQLAELFTGMQADSGEDFTFAPNLAEPGAETVLGKSYGGDPARLEDIHAVLDALALHPDTARHLAWKLAVHFVAPDPDPALVNAMAEAYAAAGGELMPVYRVLLTHPAALRPQFAKVRQPFDHVATGLRALGLDGAAVMTWDERMIRALALAPMRAMGQSWLVTDGPDGWPEAEAEWISPQQLAARINWAMRVQTLLGLRLADPTAFAEAALGPRLSPALAQAVPRAETRAEAVALVLASVEFTRR; this is translated from the coding sequence ATGGAGTTTTCGCAACTGGCGCAGGTGCGCTTCGGTTTCGGCCCCGCGCCGGGCAAGCCCGGTCCCGCCGATGCCGGGACGATGCTGGCGGCACTGGCCGGCCCCGATGATCTGGCCGCGCGCTGGCCGGGGATGACCACCGAACAGGCGCTGGCCGAAGGCCGGGCCTTTCAGGAGGCGCGCAAGGCTGCCGGAAACGCCAGCCCGGCCGAGGCCAAGGCGGCCGAAGCGGCGCTGACCGCGAAAAAACGGCACATGGCGGGGCTGTTGCGCGACAATCTGCAGCTGTCGCTGGCCCGCGCGGTCGAGGCGCCGGACGGCTTTCGCGAAAGGCTCTGGGCGTTCTGGCGCGACCATTTCACCGTTCTGGCGAAGCGGCGGCAGGATGTCGGCCTGTCCTGCGCCCACGGCGAGGCGCTGCGGCCCCATATCACCGGCAATTTCAAGACCTTGCTGCGGGTGGCCGAAACCCATCCGATGATGCTGATCTATCTGGATCAGACCTTTTCGATCGGTCCGAATTCGCGGCGGGCGCAAAAGCGTCCCGGGCGGGGGTTGAACGAGAACCTGGCCCGCGAGGTGATGGAGCTGCACACCCTGGGCGTGGGCGGGCGTTACAGCCAGGCCGATGTGCGGCAGCTGGCCGAACTGTTCACCGGGATGCAGGCGGATTCGGGCGAGGATTTCACCTTTGCCCCGAATCTGGCCGAGCCGGGGGCCGAAACGGTTCTGGGGAAAAGCTACGGCGGCGATCCGGCGCGGCTGGAAGACATTCACGCCGTGCTGGATGCGCTGGCGCTGCACCCCGACACGGCGCGGCATCTGGCGTGGAAACTGGCGGTGCATTTCGTCGCCCCCGATCCCGATCCGGCGCTGGTGAACGCGATGGCCGAGGCCTATGCGGCGGCCGGGGGGGAATTGATGCCGGTCTATCGGGTGCTGTTGACGCATCCGGCGGCACTGCGGCCGCAATTCGCCAAGGTCCGCCAGCCCTTTGATCATGTCGCCACCGGCTTGCGGGCGCTGGGTCTGGACGGGGCGGCGGTGATGACCTGGGACGAGCGCATGATCCGCGCCCTGGCGCTCGCGCCGATGCGGGCGATGGGGCAATCCTGGCTGGTCACCGACGGTCCCGATGGCTGGCCCGAGGCGGAGGCCGAATGGATCTCTCCGCAGCAGCTGGCGGCGCGGATCAACTGGGCGATGCGGGTGCAGACCCTGCTGGGGCTGCGGCTTGCGGATCCGACGGCCTTTGCCGAAGCGGCGCTGGGGCCGCGGCTGTCGCCCGCGCTGGCGCAGGCGGTGCCGCGGGCGGAAACCCGGGCCGAGGCGGTGGCGCTGGTGCTGGCTTCCGTCGAATTCACAAGGAGATGA
- a CDS encoding response regulator, whose product MTDDLNSFLACRPATAERPLLGLTVLLVEDSRFASEAVRLLCLRSGARIRRADCLRSAHRHLATYRPNVVVVDMGLPDGSGADLIRHIKAAGPGSPAVIGLSGDPGMMAEAMAAGADAFMEKPLDSLVAFQARVLSVLPPDVRPAGVRPMNDDKVSPDPLALRDDLNHVAEVLAAGPDGAVLGYVAQFLAGVARSAHDGDLESAASALGGKTTPSPAAISHLTGIVQARLAAASGF is encoded by the coding sequence ATGACCGACGATCTGAACTCTTTCCTTGCCTGCCGACCCGCCACCGCGGAACGCCCGCTTCTGGGGCTGACCGTGCTTCTGGTCGAAGACAGCCGCTTCGCCTCGGAGGCGGTACGGCTTCTGTGCCTGCGTTCGGGGGCGCGGATCCGCCGGGCCGATTGCCTGCGCTCGGCGCATCGGCATCTGGCCACCTACCGGCCGAATGTGGTGGTGGTGGACATGGGCCTGCCCGATGGCTCCGGCGCCGATCTGATCCGCCATATCAAGGCCGCCGGTCCCGGCAGCCCGGCGGTGATCGGACTTTCCGGCGATCCCGGCATGATGGCCGAAGCGATGGCGGCGGGGGCGGATGCCTTCATGGAAAAACCGCTCGATTCGCTGGTGGCCTTTCAGGCGCGGGTGCTCTCGGTCCTGCCGCCCGACGTGCGCCCGGCCGGGGTGCGGCCGATGAATGACGACAAGGTCTCGCCCGATCCGCTCGCCCTGCGCGACGATCTGAACCATGTGGCCGAGGTTCTGGCCGCCGGTCCCGATGGCGCGGTGCTGGGCTATGTGGCGCAGTTCCTGGCCGGGGTGGCACGCTCGGCCCATGATGGCGATCTTGAATCGGCTGCCTCGGCGCTGGGGGGCAAGACCACCCCCAGCCCGGCCGCGATCTCGCATCTGACCGGGATCGTGCAGGCCCGTCTGGCGGCGGCTTCCGGGTTCTGA
- the aspS gene encoding aspartate--tRNA ligase encodes MHAYRSHTCAALSAANAGEEVRLSGWVHRVRDHGGVLFIDLRDHYGITQILCDGDSPAFAALEKVRAEWVIRIDGKVKLRDASLINAKIPTGEIEVYAREVEVLGPVEGDLPVQVFGEPEYPEETRLTYRFLDLRRDSLHQNMMLRSNVVRSLRNRMWDRGFTEFQTPIITASSPEGARDFLVPSRLHPGKFYALPQAPQQFKQLIMVAGFDRYFQIAPCFRDEDPRADRSPTDFYQLDIEMSFVKQEDVFAAVQPVIQGLFEEFGKGKKVDPNWPLIAYRDALKWYGSDKPDLRNPIKMADVSEHFKDSGFAIFAKLLENEGTEVRAIPAPTGGSRKFCDRMNAFAQANGLPGMGYIFWRSAEDGSMEAAGPIAKALGAERTEAIRTQLNLAEGDAVFFLGGKAEQFESVAGKARNEIGRELGLTETDTFRFAWIVDFPMYEKTDEGKIDFSHNPFSMPQGGLEALMGDPLKVYAYQYDLACNGYELVSGGIRNHRPDIMFKAFELAGYPKEEVEKRFGGMVKAFRYGAPPHGGCAAGIDRIVMLLADTANIREVIMFPMNQRAEDLMMGAPSEPMNEQLRELRLRVLPKDA; translated from the coding sequence ATGCACGCCTATCGCAGCCATACCTGCGCCGCCCTCAGCGCCGCGAATGCGGGTGAGGAAGTTCGTCTGTCCGGCTGGGTGCATCGGGTGCGCGATCACGGCGGTGTGCTCTTCATCGACCTGCGCGACCATTACGGCATCACGCAGATCCTGTGCGACGGTGACAGCCCGGCCTTTGCGGCGCTGGAAAAGGTCCGCGCCGAATGGGTGATCCGCATCGACGGCAAGGTGAAGCTGCGCGACGCCAGCCTGATCAACGCCAAGATCCCGACCGGCGAGATCGAAGTCTACGCCCGGGAGGTCGAAGTTCTGGGCCCGGTCGAGGGCGATCTGCCGGTGCAGGTCTTCGGCGAGCCGGAATATCCGGAAGAAACCCGGCTGACCTATCGCTTCCTTGATCTGCGCCGCGACAGCCTGCATCAGAACATGATGCTGCGTTCGAATGTGGTGCGCAGCCTGCGCAACCGGATGTGGGACCGCGGTTTCACCGAGTTTCAGACGCCGATCATCACCGCGTCCTCGCCCGAAGGGGCGCGCGACTTCCTCGTGCCGTCGCGGCTGCATCCGGGCAAGTTCTACGCCCTGCCGCAGGCGCCGCAGCAGTTCAAGCAGCTGATCATGGTGGCCGGTTTTGACCGCTACTTCCAGATCGCGCCCTGTTTCCGCGACGAAGACCCGCGCGCCGACCGCAGCCCGACCGACTTCTATCAGCTCGACATCGAGATGAGCTTCGTGAAGCAGGAAGACGTGTTCGCCGCGGTGCAGCCGGTGATTCAGGGTCTTTTCGAGGAATTCGGCAAAGGCAAAAAGGTCGATCCGAACTGGCCGCTGATCGCTTATCGCGATGCGCTCAAGTGGTATGGCTCGGACAAGCCCGACCTGCGCAACCCGATCAAGATGGCGGATGTGTCGGAACACTTTAAGGATTCCGGCTTTGCGATTTTTGCGAAACTTCTGGAAAACGAAGGCACCGAGGTTCGGGCGATCCCGGCGCCCACGGGTGGCTCGCGCAAGTTCTGTGACCGGATGAATGCTTTCGCGCAGGCGAACGGGCTGCCGGGCATGGGCTATATCTTCTGGCGAAGCGCCGAAGACGGGTCGATGGAGGCCGCCGGTCCGATCGCGAAAGCGCTGGGGGCCGAGCGCACCGAGGCGATCCGCACGCAGCTGAACCTGGCCGAAGGCGATGCCGTCTTCTTCCTGGGCGGCAAGGCGGAACAATTCGAATCCGTCGCGGGCAAGGCCCGGAACGAGATCGGCCGCGAACTGGGCCTGACCGAGACCGACACTTTCCGCTTTGCCTGGATCGTCGATTTCCCGATGTACGAGAAGACCGACGAGGGCAAGATCGACTTCTCCCACAACCCGTTCTCGATGCCGCAAGGGGGCCTTGAGGCGCTGATGGGCGATCCGCTCAAGGTCTATGCCTATCAATATGACCTCGCTTGCAACGGCTATGAGCTGGTCTCGGGCGGCATCCGCAACCACCGCCCGGACATCATGTTCAAGGCCTTCGAGCTGGCGGGCTACCCCAAGGAAGAGGTCGAGAAACGCTTCGGCGGCATGGTCAAGGCCTTCCGCTATGGCGCGCCGCCGCACGGTGGCTGCGCGGCGGGCATCGACCGGATCGTGATGCTTCTGGCCGATACCGCGAACATCCGCGAAGTCATCATGTTCCCGATGAACCAGCGCGCTGAAGACCTGATGATGGGCGCGCCGTCGGAGCCGATGAACGAACAGCTGCGCGAATTGCGGCTGCGGGTGCTGCCCAAGGACGCGTGA
- a CDS encoding outer membrane beta-barrel protein codes for MKRIILTAACAAALFSHAAMAGELTGASIGLDYNTLMNDDNGRLDKKTLSGSAEYGIDPNFSLQGDLAYAKVRSLEADGYEATVHGIYHANDTASFGVFAGRSDSNELGLGLNYTGLEAGLEFGAFESDIYLASGTQNDMNATLLGLGTTYNASEAASVGLSYDRAEVVTLDASRVQLEGEYRIGQYALTAQVGHAKFEDAYSDNYIGVGAKMTFGAKRGATFDRRGILEAWPGL; via the coding sequence ATGAAACGCATCATCCTCACCGCGGCCTGTGCGGCCGCGCTTTTCTCGCATGCCGCGATGGCGGGCGAGCTGACCGGGGCCTCGATCGGGCTCGACTACAACACGCTGATGAACGACGACAACGGCCGTCTGGACAAGAAAACGCTGTCGGGCAGCGCCGAATACGGCATCGACCCGAACTTCAGCCTGCAGGGCGATCTGGCCTATGCCAAAGTCCGCTCGCTGGAGGCCGACGGCTACGAAGCCACCGTGCACGGCATCTATCACGCCAATGACACTGCCTCGTTCGGCGTCTTCGCCGGGCGCTCGGACAGCAACGAGCTGGGCCTTGGCCTGAACTACACCGGCCTTGAAGCCGGGCTGGAATTCGGCGCGTTCGAGAGCGACATCTACCTTGCCAGCGGCACGCAGAACGACATGAACGCGACGCTGCTGGGCCTTGGCACCACCTACAACGCCTCGGAAGCGGCCAGCGTCGGGCTGTCCTATGACCGCGCCGAAGTGGTGACGCTCGACGCCTCGCGCGTGCAGCTCGAAGGCGAATACCGCATCGGCCAATATGCCCTGACCGCACAGGTCGGCCATGCCAAGTTCGAAGACGCCTATTCCGACAATTACATCGGCGTCGGCGCGAAGATGACCTTCGGCGCGAAACGCGGCGCGACCTTCGACCGTCGCGGCATCCTCGAGGCCTGGCCGGGCCTCTGA